The DNA sequence GGGAAACGGTATTTATCCGGCCGGTACCCGGTACGGCTGACACGCTGGAAGTTCATTCCTTGTTTTTGTACAAATCCGCCACAGGCTCATTTTGTTTATTCTGAAACCTAAAAACCTTACTGCCAAACCCGTTCGCGGGGTAAGCAACCTAAAAATGAGCTACTGGCATCTTGACCTTACGCGGTTTTTCTCCTACTTTTGCAGTCCCAAACAATGGGCAACATTTCAATAAGCTACATCACATACAAATGATTACGGCAACGGCAGTCAATACGGGTAAGATTACGCAGATAATCGGGCCAGTGGTGGACGTGAGTTTCGAGGGCGAAGGTGCCCGGATTCCCGCCATCCTGGACGCCCTCAAAGTAACCAAAGCCAATGGGCAACAGGTGATTCTGGAATGCCAGCAACACCTTGGCGAAGATCGCGTTCGGACCATCGCTATGGACTCGACCGACGGGCTGTACCGCGGTATGGTGGTTACTGACCTTGGTCACCAGATCACAATGCCAACCGGCGACGGTATTAAAGGACGGCTGTTCAATGTCGTTGGCGATGCTATCGACGGTATCCCACAACCAAAAACAACGGGTACTGGCCTGCCCATTCACCGGTCGGCTCCCCGTTTTGAAGACCTGGCAACATCGACGGAAGTACTCTTTACGGGTATCAAAGTGATTGACCTGCTGGAGCCTTACGCAAAAGGTGGTAAAATCGGTCTCTTCGGCGGTGCTGGTGTGGGTAAAACCGTATTGATCCAGGAACTGATCAACAATATCGCTAAAGCCTATGCCGGTCTTTCGGTATTTGCCGGTGTGGGTGAGCGGACCCGCGAAGGAAATGACCTACTGCGCGAGATGATCGAAGCCGGTATTATCCGGTACGGCGACGCCTTCAAACACTCGATGGAAGAAGGTGGCTGGGATCTGACCAAAGTAGACATGGAAGAGATGACCAAAAGTCAGGCTACGTTCGTGTTCGGTCAGATGAACGAGCCCCCGGGAGCCCGCGCCCGTGTGGCCCTGTCGGGTCTGACCATTGCGGAACACTTCCGCGATGGCGACGGCGAAGGTGCCGGTCGTGACATTCTCTTCTTCGTTGATAACATCTTCCGGTTTACCCAGGCGGGTTCGGAGGTATCGGCTCTGCTGGGCCGGATGCCATCGGCCGTGGGCTACCAGCCTACGCTGGCTACCGAGATGGGCGTCATGCAGGAACGTATCACGTCGACCAAGCGGGGTTCGATCACATCGGTACAGGCCGTTTACGTACCTGCCGATGACTTGACCGACCCAGCTCCGGCTACGACCTTTGCTCACTTGGATGCTACGACGGTATTAAGCCGGAAAATTGCTGAGTTAGGTATCTACCCAGCTGTTGACCCGCTCGATTCAACCTCGCGGATCCTGACCGCCGAAATCCTCGGCGACGAGCACTACAACACCGCCCAGCGCGTGAAAGAGATTCTGCAGCGCTATAAAGAATTGCAGGACATCATCGCCATTCTGGG is a window from the Spirosoma rigui genome containing:
- the atpD gene encoding F0F1 ATP synthase subunit beta, with protein sequence MITATAVNTGKITQIIGPVVDVSFEGEGARIPAILDALKVTKANGQQVILECQQHLGEDRVRTIAMDSTDGLYRGMVVTDLGHQITMPTGDGIKGRLFNVVGDAIDGIPQPKTTGTGLPIHRSAPRFEDLATSTEVLFTGIKVIDLLEPYAKGGKIGLFGGAGVGKTVLIQELINNIAKAYAGLSVFAGVGERTREGNDLLREMIEAGIIRYGDAFKHSMEEGGWDLTKVDMEEMTKSQATFVFGQMNEPPGARARVALSGLTIAEHFRDGDGEGAGRDILFFVDNIFRFTQAGSEVSALLGRMPSAVGYQPTLATEMGVMQERITSTKRGSITSVQAVYVPADDLTDPAPATTFAHLDATTVLSRKIAELGIYPAVDPLDSTSRILTAEILGDEHYNTAQRVKEILQRYKELQDIIAILGLEELSEDDKLVVSRARRVQRFLSQPFFVAEQFTGLKGVLVPIEDTIKGFNEIIDGKYDHLPEAAFNLVGTIEDAVEKGERMLKEAGQ